From Ignisphaera aggregans DSM 17230, the proteins below share one genomic window:
- a CDS encoding transcriptional regulator, XRE family (COGs: COG1709 transcriptional regulator protein~InterPro IPR001387~KEGG: hbu:Hbut_0476 transcriptional regulator~PFAM: helix-turn-helix domain protein~SMART: helix-turn-helix domain protein~SPTR: A2BK28 Transcriptional regulator~PFAM: Helix-turn-helix) has product MRYILEPISKRIAGDITLSEDPSQALRKWREIFNVTQSDLAKKMDIAPSVLSDYERGRRQPGTKFIKKFVEALIKIDEERGYPVIRRLAGNLINFGNAILDLKEFSRPISLDTLVEIVEGIIVNSIFEVKNIYGYTVVDSIESILNMSGYDYLYLMGFTSERAIIFTNVGRGRSPMIAIRVSFLKPATVVVYGPRRSIDPLAIEIANRERIPLIISTAQSLENLLSNLREYVATL; this is encoded by the coding sequence TTGAGGTATATATTAGAGCCAATATCAAAGCGTATTGCTGGAGACATAACACTTTCAGAGGATCCAAGTCAAGCTCTTAGAAAATGGCGTGAGATATTTAATGTTACACAGAGTGATCTTGCTAAGAAAATGGATATAGCTCCAAGTGTATTGAGTGATTATGAACGTGGGAGGAGGCAACCAGGTACAAAATTCATTAAAAAATTTGTGGAGGCTTTGATAAAGATAGATGAGGAAAGGGGATATCCGGTAATAAGGAGACTTGCAGGTAATCTAATAAATTTTGGAAATGCTATTCTAGATCTAAAGGAGTTCTCCAGACCTATATCTCTAGATACATTAGTTGAAATTGTTGAGGGAATAATAGTTAATAGCATATTTGAAGTAAAGAACATCTATGGCTATACTGTAGTAGATAGCATTGAAAGTATATTAAATATGAGTGGCTATGACTATCTATATTTAATGGGATTTACAAGTGAGAGAGCAATAATTTTTACAAATGTTGGAAGAGGAAGATCGCCAATGATAGCTATAAGAGTTTCTTTCCTCAAACCAGCAACAGTTGTTGTATATGGACCGAGACGATCTATAGATCCTCTAGCTATAGAGATTGCAAATAGAGAGAGAATACCGCTAATAATATCAACAGCACAAAGCCTTGAAAACTTATTGTCAAACCTCAGAGAATATGTAGCAACACTATAG